One Nocardia iowensis DNA window includes the following coding sequences:
- a CDS encoding DUF5318 domain-containing protein — protein MRIQRQVVDYALRRRSLLADVYAGRVDVAEVCDANPYLLRAAKFHGRGSEVTCPICRKEQLTLVSWVYGDGLGPVAGSARTPEELTRLAETREEFSVHVVEVCRTCSWNHLVQSYVLGTTPAPPRRRTGTRTNRRTAAE, from the coding sequence GTGCGAATCCAGCGGCAAGTGGTCGACTACGCCCTCCGGCGTCGGTCGTTGCTGGCTGACGTGTACGCGGGCCGTGTCGATGTCGCCGAGGTCTGTGATGCGAATCCCTACCTGCTGCGTGCGGCGAAGTTCCACGGTCGGGGGAGCGAGGTCACATGCCCGATCTGCCGGAAAGAACAGCTCACGCTTGTATCTTGGGTCTATGGCGACGGCCTCGGGCCGGTGGCGGGATCGGCTCGCACACCAGAGGAGCTGACGCGCCTCGCCGAGACCCGCGAGGAGTTCTCGGTGCACGTCGTCGAGGTATGCCGGACCTGCAGCTGGAATCATCTGGTGCAGTCCTATGTGCTCGGTACCACGCCCGCGCCGCCGCGCCGTCGCACTGGGACCCGAACCAACCGGCGCACCGCAGCCGAATGA
- a CDS encoding transglycosylase domain-containing protein — MMAMAILIPSGVFLLAYTTVSVPQPSDLKTNQVANIFASDGETVISKVVPEEGNRTDVTIDQIPAHVRNAVIAAEDRDFYSNPGFSISGFARAARDNVLGKESAGGGSTITQQYVKNALLTNERSLTRKMRELVISAKMARQWSKDEILAAYLNTIYFGRGAYGIDAAAKAYFGKPVGELTPAEGAVLAATIQQPSGLDPEKNPEGAKTRWNYVLDGMVSGGNLPAAERQGLQYPQVVPVSTNKDNSLDTGPEGLIKAQVLKELTAAGISEQQLNTAGLSITTTIDPKAQQAAVEAAQKKMQGEPEQLRTAVVSVDPRTGAVRAYYGGDDGRGWDYANAGLQPGSSFKVFGLAANLEQGIPLSQMYDSSPLTVNGIKITNVEGESCGKCTIAEALKRSLNTSFYRMQIDMGNGPQKIADMAHKLGIPDTIPGIGKTLTEKDGSGPNNGIVLGQYEARPLDMASAYATLAASGVYHAPHFVQKVTTADGQVLLDRGEVAGEQRVSAAVADNVTAAMKPIAAYSRNHNLAGGRESASKTGTAQLGDSGDNKDAWMVGYTPSLSTAVWVGSTDNSPLRNYGGAMIYGSGLPSDIWKATMDGALQGTKTETFPKPAPIKGQAGVPEWSAEYTPPPTTEAPSILPPIYIPPTIDTPFGPIPIPGAQQQQQQPQQRPQQQQREDDPGPLPGQPVAPRDGSPSATGSPRPGTNGNPGQGDSTGAPPTTRSR; from the coding sequence ATGATGGCGATGGCAATCCTGATCCCCAGCGGCGTCTTCCTCCTCGCCTACACGACCGTATCGGTACCCCAACCCAGTGACCTCAAAACCAATCAGGTCGCGAACATCTTCGCGTCCGACGGCGAGACGGTGATCAGCAAAGTCGTTCCGGAGGAAGGAAACCGGACCGATGTCACCATCGACCAGATCCCGGCGCACGTCCGCAACGCGGTGATCGCCGCCGAGGACCGGGACTTCTATTCCAATCCCGGCTTCTCCATCTCCGGCTTCGCGCGCGCCGCACGCGACAACGTGCTCGGCAAGGAAAGCGCGGGCGGTGGGTCGACGATCACCCAGCAGTACGTGAAGAACGCGCTGCTCACCAACGAACGCTCGCTCACTCGCAAGATGCGCGAGCTGGTCATCTCGGCCAAGATGGCGCGGCAGTGGAGCAAGGACGAGATCCTCGCCGCGTACCTGAACACCATCTACTTCGGTCGCGGCGCCTACGGTATCGACGCGGCGGCGAAGGCCTACTTCGGCAAGCCCGTCGGCGAGCTGACGCCCGCCGAGGGCGCGGTGCTCGCGGCCACCATCCAGCAGCCGTCCGGCCTGGACCCGGAGAAGAATCCCGAGGGCGCGAAGACTCGCTGGAACTATGTGCTCGACGGCATGGTCTCCGGCGGCAACCTGCCCGCGGCCGAACGGCAGGGTCTGCAGTATCCGCAGGTGGTCCCGGTCTCCACGAACAAGGACAACAGTCTGGACACCGGCCCGGAGGGCCTGATCAAAGCGCAGGTGCTCAAGGAGCTCACCGCCGCGGGCATCAGCGAACAGCAGCTCAACACCGCTGGTCTGTCGATCACCACGACCATCGACCCGAAGGCGCAGCAGGCCGCCGTCGAGGCGGCCCAGAAGAAGATGCAGGGCGAGCCCGAACAGCTGCGTACCGCCGTCGTTTCGGTGGATCCACGCACCGGTGCGGTGCGCGCCTACTACGGCGGCGACGACGGCCGAGGGTGGGACTACGCGAACGCCGGTCTGCAGCCGGGCTCGTCGTTCAAGGTGTTCGGTCTCGCGGCGAATCTCGAGCAGGGCATTCCGCTGTCGCAGATGTACGACAGCTCGCCGCTCACCGTCAACGGCATCAAGATCACCAACGTCGAAGGTGAAAGCTGCGGCAAGTGCACCATCGCGGAGGCGTTGAAGCGCTCGCTGAACACCAGCTTCTACCGGATGCAGATCGACATGGGCAACGGTCCGCAGAAGATCGCCGACATGGCCCACAAGCTCGGCATCCCGGACACCATCCCTGGCATCGGCAAGACCCTCACCGAGAAGGACGGCTCCGGTCCGAACAACGGCATCGTGCTGGGCCAGTACGAGGCCCGGCCGCTCGACATGGCTTCCGCCTACGCGACATTGGCCGCCTCCGGTGTCTATCACGCACCGCATTTCGTGCAGAAGGTGACGACCGCCGACGGCCAGGTCCTGCTCGATCGCGGCGAGGTGGCGGGCGAGCAGCGCGTTTCGGCGGCGGTGGCGGACAACGTGACAGCGGCCATGAAGCCCATCGCGGCGTATTCGCGCAACCACAACCTGGCGGGTGGCCGCGAGTCGGCCTCCAAGACCGGCACCGCCCAGCTCGGCGACAGCGGCGACAACAAGGACGCCTGGATGGTCGGCTACACCCCGTCGCTGTCGACCGCCGTCTGGGTGGGCAGCACCGACAACTCGCCGCTGCGCAACTACGGCGGCGCCATGATCTACGGTTCCGGTCTGCCGTCCGATATCTGGAAGGCCACCATGGACGGTGCGCTGCAGGGCACCAAGACCGAGACCTTCCCGAAGCCCGCGCCGATCAAGGGGCAGGCCGGTGTGCCGGAGTGGTCCGCGGAGTACACGCCGCCGCCGACCACCGAGGCGCCGTCGATCCTGCCGCCGATCTACATCCCGCCCACGATCGACACCCCGTTCGGTCCGATCCCGATCCCTGGAGCTCAGCAACAACAACAGCAGCCCCAGCAACGTCCACAGCAGCAGCAGCGCGAAGACGATCCGGGCCCGCTGCCGGGCCAGCCGGTGGCACCGAGGGACGGCTCGCCTAGCGCGACCGGTTCGCCCCGGCCCGGTACCAACGGCAACCCGGGGCAGGGTGATTCCACCGGAGCTCCGCCCACCACCCGCAGCAGATAG
- a CDS encoding glycosyltransferase family 87 protein: MPSGAAHYVAPGPLAPDLRSADARDRPSRNDSLTAQLSTVIGGPVGEHALIGRARFWTPMRVLMAFTVVFLAFGWFGKAGCIQQTPAGDGSLTLDWNNGRQYVAMCYSDTVPLYGAERLNEGAFPYKKAWIEQTPDGGQETRYMEYPVLSGLYQYISMRIAKAWDAAPLPGALQVVIYFNVVAFGLALGWLVTVWATAQLAGRRVWDAALVACSPLVIVHVFTNFDALATALAATGLLAWARRRPALAGLLLGLGGAAKLYPLLLLGPIVVLCLRADPMQRMPSTQLGLRLRDVNSWSAARDWVRETPYRVHLLSARPLGAAGVTVAAALGTWVAVNLPIAALYPNGWREFFRLNTTRHADPDSLYNVITSFTGWPGFDGVLSHAQQPVILNAVSLFAFVAACAVIGYIGLTAPQRPRLAQLCFLVIAAFLLTNKVWSPQYSLWLVPVAVLALPHRRILLAWMTIDALVWAPRMFYYLGLDKKGLPEQWFTGTVVVRDIAVLALCALVVRQIYRPDEDLVRRDYVDDPIGGIVDRAPDPLLPWLPEPLRPRVAPTREWRSQAGDSTQWVRR, translated from the coding sequence CTGCCCTCCGGCGCCGCGCATTACGTGGCGCCCGGCCCGCTCGCGCCGGATCTGCGGTCGGCCGATGCGCGCGATCGGCCCAGCCGCAACGATTCGCTGACGGCACAGTTGTCGACGGTGATCGGCGGGCCGGTCGGGGAACACGCGCTGATCGGGCGGGCCCGGTTCTGGACGCCGATGCGGGTGCTGATGGCGTTCACGGTCGTGTTTCTCGCGTTCGGCTGGTTCGGCAAGGCCGGTTGCATTCAGCAGACTCCCGCCGGGGACGGATCGCTCACGCTGGACTGGAACAACGGACGCCAGTACGTGGCGATGTGCTACTCGGACACGGTGCCGCTCTACGGCGCGGAACGGTTGAACGAGGGCGCCTTCCCGTACAAGAAGGCCTGGATCGAGCAGACGCCGGACGGTGGCCAGGAAACCAGGTACATGGAGTATCCGGTGCTGTCCGGCCTGTACCAGTACATTTCGATGCGGATCGCCAAAGCCTGGGACGCCGCGCCGCTGCCCGGTGCGCTGCAGGTGGTGATCTACTTCAACGTCGTCGCGTTCGGCCTCGCCCTCGGCTGGCTGGTCACCGTGTGGGCCACCGCACAGCTGGCCGGACGCCGGGTCTGGGACGCGGCGCTGGTCGCCTGCTCACCGCTGGTGATCGTGCACGTGTTCACCAACTTCGACGCGCTGGCAACGGCTTTGGCCGCGACCGGCCTGCTCGCCTGGGCGCGCAGACGCCCGGCGCTCGCGGGTCTGCTGCTCGGCCTCGGCGGCGCCGCCAAGCTGTATCCGCTGCTGCTGCTCGGCCCGATCGTGGTGCTCTGCCTGCGCGCCGACCCGATGCAGCGGATGCCGAGCACCCAGCTCGGGCTGCGCCTGCGCGATGTCAACAGCTGGTCGGCCGCGCGGGACTGGGTGCGCGAAACCCCCTATCGCGTCCATCTACTCAGCGCCCGACCGCTCGGCGCCGCGGGCGTCACGGTGGCCGCCGCGCTCGGCACCTGGGTCGCGGTGAACCTGCCCATCGCCGCGCTGTATCCGAACGGCTGGCGGGAGTTCTTCCGGCTCAACACCACTCGGCACGCCGACCCGGATTCGCTGTACAACGTGATCACCTCGTTCACCGGTTGGCCCGGCTTCGACGGGGTGCTCAGCCACGCCCAGCAGCCGGTGATCCTGAACGCGGTGTCGCTGTTCGCGTTCGTGGCCGCGTGCGCGGTGATCGGCTACATCGGGCTCACCGCGCCGCAACGTCCCCGGCTCGCTCAGCTGTGCTTCCTGGTGATCGCCGCGTTCCTGCTGACGAACAAGGTGTGGAGCCCGCAGTATTCGCTATGGCTTGTTCCGGTGGCCGTGCTCGCGCTGCCGCACCGGCGAATCCTGTTGGCCTGGATGACGATCGACGCGCTGGTCTGGGCGCCACGGATGTTCTACTACCTCGGCCTGGACAAGAAGGGCCTGCCCGAGCAGTGGTTCACCGGCACCGTCGTAGTCCGCGACATCGCGGTGCTCGCCCTGTGCGCCTTGGTCGTTCGGCAGATCTACCGGCCCGACGAGGATCTGGTGCGCCGCGACTACGTCGACGACCCGATCGGCGGCATCGTCGACCGGGCCCCGGATCCGTTGCTGCCGTGGCTGCCCGAGCCGCTGCGACCCCGGGTCGCGCCGACCCGCGAGTGGCGCTCGCAGGCCGGCGACTCGACTCAGTGGGTACGCAGGTAG
- a CDS encoding TerD family protein — protein sequence MIQLKAGQNMPLTGDVVRFSAKAEGALDVSALVVAENLKVFAAEDFVFYNQPAAAGVRLDADEVTITLAEVRGDAKAVLLVVSADPAVPGRPGGLGTVTATLSENGAAAAEFVVTPSAGEAALICLEVYRRGTAWRLRAVGQGYSGGLGVLLTAHGVEVEDDPADPSAQTGSAAQTGDVPQPSVPQQAGPGVHTMSGPMASEARSATASPLEVGHGLERLWMIFEDAARSAAALVSARDYAAKRLDHELSVAVSDPATRNTPAADAARRAAQQRNDELIATAESNHQRDSAQLVRELADADLMLPPALASWDSPAWDKPTAPSDGIRLGELYALDRGSLRVPYCVPVPLNRPLWIDTESSRAVAPVVGALLARLLTAAPGRRTLVDIIDLTGAFSGFTGLLAPVLNGPPITDHTEISERLDALVQAAELAELAVASGMGSPPSEHRILVAADFPHGYQSSDAQRIGSLIMRGELIGLSTVIVGSDESDASDTTVAMLSQSCRHLPTVDGTPLFDPWTGSPWQLDLDLLPQEPAQLARYLRTH from the coding sequence GTGATTCAACTGAAGGCCGGTCAGAACATGCCACTGACCGGTGATGTCGTTCGATTCAGCGCGAAAGCAGAAGGTGCGCTGGACGTTTCGGCGCTGGTGGTGGCGGAGAACCTGAAGGTGTTCGCCGCCGAGGATTTCGTGTTCTACAACCAACCGGCCGCGGCGGGGGTGCGGCTGGACGCGGACGAGGTGACCATTACCCTTGCCGAAGTGCGCGGCGACGCCAAGGCCGTGCTGTTGGTGGTCAGCGCCGATCCGGCCGTGCCGGGTCGACCGGGCGGGCTCGGTACGGTGACCGCGACCCTGTCCGAAAATGGCGCGGCGGCAGCCGAATTCGTGGTCACCCCGTCGGCGGGCGAGGCGGCGCTCATCTGCCTCGAGGTGTACCGCCGCGGCACGGCCTGGCGGCTGCGTGCCGTCGGTCAGGGCTACTCCGGTGGCCTCGGCGTGCTGCTGACGGCGCACGGCGTCGAGGTCGAGGACGATCCGGCCGACCCGTCGGCGCAGACGGGTTCGGCGGCCCAGACCGGCGATGTGCCGCAGCCGAGCGTGCCGCAACAGGCGGGCCCCGGCGTGCACACCATGTCCGGGCCGATGGCGAGTGAGGCCCGCTCGGCCACGGCCTCGCCGCTGGAAGTCGGCCATGGGCTGGAACGCCTGTGGATGATCTTCGAGGATGCCGCCCGTTCGGCGGCCGCACTGGTCTCCGCCCGCGACTACGCGGCCAAGCGGCTGGATCACGAGTTGTCCGTTGCCGTCTCGGATCCCGCGACCAGGAACACCCCGGCCGCCGACGCGGCACGCCGGGCGGCCCAGCAACGCAACGACGAATTGATCGCGACCGCGGAGAGCAACCATCAACGCGACAGTGCGCAGCTCGTGCGCGAGCTCGCCGACGCCGACCTGATGCTGCCGCCCGCGCTGGCGTCCTGGGACTCACCGGCCTGGGACAAGCCGACCGCACCGAGCGACGGCATTCGGCTCGGCGAGCTGTACGCGCTCGATCGCGGATCGCTGCGCGTGCCGTATTGCGTTCCGGTGCCGTTGAATCGGCCGCTGTGGATCGACACCGAATCCTCCCGCGCGGTCGCGCCGGTGGTGGGTGCGTTGCTCGCGCGGCTGCTCACCGCCGCGCCCGGTCGGCGCACCTTGGTCGACATCATCGATCTGACCGGTGCTTTCAGCGGTTTCACCGGATTGCTCGCCCCGGTGCTGAACGGACCGCCGATCACCGACCACACCGAGATCTCGGAGCGGCTCGATGCGCTGGTGCAGGCCGCCGAACTGGCCGAGCTGGCGGTGGCCAGCGGTATGGGCAGCCCGCCGAGCGAACACCGGATTCTGGTCGCGGCCGACTTCCCGCACGGCTACCAGAGCTCCGACGCGCAGCGAATCGGCTCGCTGATCATGCGGGGCGAACTGATCGGGCTCTCGACGGTGATCGTCGGCAGCGACGAATCCGACGCGAGCGACACCACCGTCGCGATGCTGTCACAGTCCTGCAGGCACCTGCCGACGGTGGACGGGACACCGCTGTTCGATCCGTGGACCGGCAGCCCCTGGCAACTGGATCTGGACCTGCTGCCCCAGGAACCGGCGCAGCTGGCGCGCTACCTGCGTACCCACTGA
- a CDS encoding TerD family protein: MSATLAKGQNGPLATNDVVVSIQLTAPADLSALLVTEQGKVRSDADFVFFNQPSGPGVNLQPAPTGQPASLAVSLNSVPPDIAQIRAVITLDDPNSNFGRFPAPTAIVSDAAGNRLYEYQIEGLNTESIVIALELYRRQGSWKVRAVGQGYAGGFAALVTDHGVTVDDSSAQSAQPAPQAAPPPPAYPTQPPPAQPQSYPPPAAPAYPAQQGAPAGGFPPPGPGYPPPPGPGGYPPPGPGYPPAGQPVPPQPPQPPAEVSLSKDRPVSLVKGQRVTLRKEGGAALTFVKMGLGWDPVKNRGMFGNRTVDVDLDASVVMFADTNPVDVAYYGQLTSKDGSIRHQGDNLTGEGEGDDEVILVDLTRIPAHVSTLVFIVTSYKGHTFEQVQNAFCRLVDGTNNAELARYTLAGGMPFTALAMAKVFRMGNDWKMQALGEGFPAKHPGEAVPHLGRFLQHG, translated from the coding sequence TTGTCCGCAACACTCGCCAAGGGCCAAAACGGTCCGCTGGCCACGAACGACGTGGTGGTCTCCATCCAGCTCACGGCGCCGGCGGATCTGTCCGCACTATTGGTCACCGAGCAGGGCAAGGTCCGCTCCGATGCGGACTTCGTCTTCTTCAACCAGCCGAGCGGGCCCGGGGTCAACCTGCAGCCCGCGCCAACGGGGCAGCCCGCGTCGCTTGCGGTGTCGTTGAACTCGGTGCCGCCGGATATCGCGCAGATTCGCGCGGTGATCACGTTGGACGACCCGAACAGCAATTTCGGCCGGTTCCCCGCGCCAACCGCGATCGTGTCGGACGCGGCGGGTAATCGGTTGTACGAGTACCAGATCGAGGGCTTGAACACCGAGTCGATCGTCATCGCGCTCGAGCTCTACCGCCGCCAGGGCAGCTGGAAAGTGCGCGCCGTCGGTCAGGGGTACGCGGGTGGTTTCGCCGCGCTGGTCACCGACCACGGTGTGACGGTCGACGATTCGTCGGCGCAGTCCGCCCAGCCCGCGCCGCAGGCCGCGCCACCGCCGCCGGCCTACCCGACGCAGCCGCCGCCCGCTCAGCCGCAGAGCTACCCGCCGCCGGCCGCGCCCGCGTACCCGGCTCAGCAGGGCGCACCGGCCGGTGGTTTCCCGCCGCCCGGACCCGGCTACCCGCCGCCGCCAGGACCGGGTGGCTACCCACCGCCCGGCCCCGGTTATCCACCGGCCGGACAACCGGTTCCGCCGCAGCCGCCGCAGCCGCCCGCCGAGGTCAGCCTGAGCAAGGACCGCCCGGTCAGCCTGGTCAAGGGCCAGCGGGTCACCCTGCGCAAGGAGGGCGGCGCCGCACTCACCTTCGTCAAGATGGGTCTCGGCTGGGACCCGGTGAAGAACCGCGGCATGTTCGGCAACCGCACCGTCGATGTGGATCTGGACGCGTCGGTCGTTATGTTCGCCGACACGAATCCGGTGGACGTCGCCTATTACGGCCAGCTGACCTCGAAGGACGGCTCGATCCGGCACCAGGGCGACAACCTCACCGGTGAGGGTGAGGGCGACGACGAGGTGATCCTGGTCGACCTCACCCGGATCCCCGCGCATGTGAGCACGCTGGTTTTCATCGTGACCTCCTACAAGGGCCACACCTTCGAGCAGGTGCAGAACGCGTTCTGCCGCTTGGTCGACGGCACCAACAATGCCGAGCTGGCCAGGTACACGCTGGCGGGCGGCATGCCGTTCACCGCGCTGGCGATGGCCAAGGTGTTCCGGATGGGCAACGATTGGAAGATGCAGGCGCTCGGCGAAGGCTTCCCGGCCAAGCATCCCGGTGAGGCCGTCCCCCATCTCGGCCGGTTTCTGCAGCACGGCTGA
- a CDS encoding AIM24 family protein translates to MAQLFEQSKKVIEAHLAGTSLRAISGSMIAYEGNVQFKAAGFGGGDGVLAGLKRRATGEKLSLMECSGNGRVFFAVNGQHVTVVNLNNETLQVESQQLLAFAGNLRTDVRFAGLRGASSGAGLFTTTVTGQGQVALLSAGGPLIHLEVAPQYPLVVDPDAFVAARGNLNQSFVTDVSWRTVVGQDAGEAFSLRWDGHGVVLIQPAER, encoded by the coding sequence ATGGCGCAACTGTTCGAACAATCGAAGAAGGTGATCGAGGCTCATCTCGCCGGGACGAGCCTGCGCGCGATCTCCGGCTCGATGATCGCCTACGAAGGCAATGTCCAGTTCAAGGCGGCCGGTTTCGGCGGCGGCGACGGCGTGCTCGCCGGACTCAAGCGCCGCGCCACCGGCGAGAAGCTTTCGCTGATGGAATGCTCCGGCAACGGCCGGGTCTTTTTCGCGGTCAACGGCCAGCACGTGACCGTCGTCAACCTGAACAACGAGACGCTGCAGGTGGAGTCGCAGCAGCTGCTCGCGTTCGCCGGGAACCTGCGCACCGACGTGCGATTCGCCGGTCTGCGCGGCGCGTCGTCCGGTGCCGGCCTGTTCACCACCACGGTGACCGGGCAGGGACAGGTCGCGCTGCTGTCGGCGGGCGGGCCGCTGATCCACCTCGAGGTGGCGCCGCAGTACCCGCTGGTGGTCGACCCGGACGCGTTCGTCGCGGCGCGCGGCAATCTCAATCAGTCCTTCGTCACCGACGTCTCCTGGCGGACGGTCGTCGGCCAGGATGCGGGCGAGGCGTTCTCGCTGCGCTGGGACGGCCATGGCGTGGTGTTGATCCAGCCGGCGGAACGGTAG
- a CDS encoding AIM24 family protein — MFEKVNGKVVKVNVGMAGGVAARTGAMLFYTGDVSFAPHQIPGGQGMGGGGGLMRMAGRMMAGEHERTMLAHGTGEVHYGFAGLEVHVVQLQPGATLRVEASRLLANTAGLQSSIVSVMSSGGGGGGGGLMGALRGAATGALTGQGMFTTQLSGQGSAVLLAHGGFLELQVGGPNPIVVDPQAFVAAYGNVQTELKTAISWRDAVGRGAGEAMQLHCVGQGVVYVQASEEKL; from the coding sequence ATGTTCGAGAAGGTCAACGGCAAGGTCGTCAAGGTCAATGTCGGAATGGCGGGTGGCGTTGCCGCGCGTACCGGCGCGATGCTGTTCTACACCGGTGACGTTTCCTTTGCGCCGCACCAGATTCCGGGCGGACAGGGCATGGGTGGCGGCGGCGGCCTGATGCGGATGGCGGGCCGGATGATGGCCGGTGAGCACGAGCGCACCATGCTGGCCCATGGCACCGGCGAAGTGCATTACGGATTCGCGGGACTCGAGGTCCATGTGGTCCAGCTGCAGCCGGGGGCGACGCTGCGGGTGGAGGCGTCGCGGCTGCTCGCCAACACCGCGGGCTTGCAGAGTTCCATTGTCTCGGTGATGAGTTCGGGTGGCGGCGGGGGCGGTGGCGGCCTGATGGGTGCGCTGCGCGGTGCCGCGACCGGTGCGCTGACCGGTCAGGGGATGTTCACCACGCAACTGTCCGGACAAGGTTCGGCGGTGCTGCTCGCACACGGCGGTTTCCTGGAACTGCAAGTGGGCGGCCCGAATCCGATCGTGGTCGATCCGCAGGCATTCGTCGCCGCGTACGGCAATGTGCAGACCGAGCTGAAGACGGCGATCAGCTGGCGCGACGCGGTTGGCCGCGGGGCCGGTGAGGCCATGCAATTGCATTGTGTCGGACAGGGTGTCGTGTACGTGCAGGCCTCGGAAGAGAAGTTGTGA
- a CDS encoding AIM24 family protein, producing MTQILNPMNLGESDNLPGNSYAYCIDLNKPWFMRKGAMIAYYGDMRFQLLAHGLQGGLLHMVAQQFSAPLFTGDYVVAEGHGKLIIGDRGYDINSYDLEDNGNLTIRAANLLAFEPGLSLNQSIVPGFLTLIGTGKFLASSNGPVMFAEPPLRVDPEALVGWADCPSPSHHYDQRWVSNFLAAGAARFGVNSGEERQFDFTGAGTVLIQSSEKVLSDAMLVRTIEGQIQSGITPSGLQRLQGVITQQLGGQQGY from the coding sequence ATGACGCAGATCCTGAATCCGATGAATCTCGGCGAGAGCGACAATCTTCCGGGGAACAGCTACGCGTACTGCATCGACCTGAACAAGCCGTGGTTCATGCGCAAGGGCGCGATGATCGCCTACTACGGCGACATGCGGTTCCAGCTGCTCGCCCACGGTTTGCAGGGCGGGCTGCTGCACATGGTCGCGCAACAGTTCTCGGCGCCGCTGTTCACCGGCGACTACGTCGTTGCCGAGGGGCACGGCAAGCTGATCATCGGCGACCGCGGCTACGACATCAATTCCTATGACCTCGAAGACAACGGCAACCTGACCATCCGGGCCGCCAACCTGCTCGCGTTCGAGCCGGGTCTGTCGTTGAACCAGTCCATCGTGCCAGGCTTTCTCACCCTGATCGGCACCGGCAAGTTCCTCGCCTCCTCCAATGGCCCGGTCATGTTCGCCGAGCCGCCGCTGCGGGTGGACCCGGAAGCGCTGGTCGGCTGGGCCGATTGTCCCTCCCCCAGCCATCACTACGACCAGCGCTGGGTCAGCAACTTCCTCGCCGCGGGCGCCGCCCGGTTCGGCGTCAACTCCGGCGAGGAACGGCAATTCGACTTCACCGGCGCGGGCACGGTGCTGATCCAATCCAGCGAGAAGGTGCTCAGCGACGCCATGCTGGTACGCACCATCGAGGGTCAGATCCAGAGCGGAATCACGCCGAGCGGTCTGCAGCGCCTGCAGGGAGTCATCACCCAGCAGTTGGGTGGGCAGCAGGGCTACTGA
- a CDS encoding SGNH/GDSL hydrolase family protein: protein MAQRSKLFRPLVIAAAAATVAGLGTAVAAAQPGAQYVALGSSYAAGPGIAPIIDAGCARSAQNYPHQLATAAGLSLVDVTCSGATTANILDTPQRLHDGRSVPVQLDAVTADTRLVTVTIGGNDLRLVGTMIAQSCGNSAAQAFSLPTPAADAVTGVCALGGGGVAAPSVDTDYGRVEQSLVRIADAVHAKAPGARVLFVDYLPVLDRDATTCAAVPLQPKQATAARAGYDGLLAATARAARSAGADLIQVPDQTHTACAPDSWVTGFTTPFTSKPDIAAVMGSYHPTRDGMTAVAEQIATRIG, encoded by the coding sequence GTGGCGCAACGTTCGAAGCTGTTCCGCCCCTTGGTAATCGCGGCCGCCGCCGCAACTGTCGCTGGGCTCGGTACCGCCGTGGCCGCCGCGCAGCCCGGTGCTCAGTACGTCGCACTGGGCAGTTCGTACGCCGCCGGGCCGGGCATCGCGCCGATCATCGACGCCGGATGTGCTCGCTCCGCGCAGAACTATCCACATCAGCTCGCGACAGCCGCCGGGCTCTCGCTCGTCGACGTCACCTGTTCGGGCGCGACCACCGCGAACATCCTCGACACCCCGCAGCGACTGCACGACGGACGTTCGGTGCCCGTCCAGCTCGATGCCGTGACCGCGGATACCCGCCTCGTTACTGTCACCATCGGCGGCAACGACCTGCGGCTAGTCGGCACGATGATCGCCCAGAGCTGCGGAAACTCGGCCGCCCAAGCCTTTTCGCTGCCCACACCGGCCGCCGACGCGGTGACCGGCGTGTGCGCGCTTGGCGGCGGCGGAGTCGCCGCACCGTCGGTCGACACCGACTACGGTCGCGTCGAGCAGTCCCTGGTACGCATCGCCGATGCGGTGCACGCGAAGGCGCCGGGTGCCAGGGTGCTCTTCGTCGACTACCTGCCCGTGCTCGACCGCGACGCGACGACCTGCGCCGCGGTCCCACTTCAGCCGAAGCAGGCGACAGCCGCGCGCGCCGGTTACGACGGATTGCTCGCCGCGACCGCCCGTGCGGCCCGGTCGGCAGGCGCGGACCTCATCCAGGTACCCGACCAGACGCACACCGCGTGCGCTCCGGACTCCTGGGTCACCGGCTTCACCACCCCCTTCACCAGCAAGCCGGACATCGCCGCCGTGATGGGTTCCTACCACCCGACCCGCGACGGAATGACCGCCGTCGCCGAGCAAATCGCTACCCGCATCGGGTAG